In Apium graveolens cultivar Ventura chromosome 10, ASM990537v1, whole genome shotgun sequence, the following are encoded in one genomic region:
- the LOC141690265 gene encoding uncharacterized protein LOC141690265: MNKLGVVLVVIVAQFCVGLSYQSTAPAFLWSSHQDRALDGINYQTLSPKDLAKSVMSLGGWSEYLCSGKELQPSVDIALLFVGKELQSLDISGSKHADLALLKLLKDSFTKSNHSLAFPYVVASEEEDTLASSLVSEFAETCGHALGASNVAFTESCLVKGANYEKLANIQSIHDFLALKMETRSKGQANLIVVCDDGSSSLNGLEKSPESQVFSEVISSVEHSGAKFSALYVSDPFKAIRYPSERDLQRFLAEGPSVNKLANSTSCDGVCQLKSSLLEGLFVGIVLLIILISGLCCMAGIDTPTRFEAAQDS; encoded by the exons ATGAATAAATTGGGCGTAGTGTTAGTTGTGATTGTGGCTCAGTTTTGTGTGGGCTTGAGCTATCAGTCTACTGCTCCTGCGTTTCTGTGGTCTTCTCATCAGGATAG AGCGTTGGATGGAATAAATTACCAAACTTTATCGCCTAAGGACTTGGCAAAGTCCGTCATGTCTCTAGGTGGCTGGTCTGAGTATTTG TGCTCTGGGAAGGAATTACAGCCATCTGTAGATATTGCGCTACTTTTTGTTGGGAAAGAG TTACAATCTTTGGATATATCTGGAAGTAAACATGCAGATCTAGCACTGCTTAAACTGCTCAAG GATTCTTTCACTAAATCGAATCACTCTTTAGCATTTCCATATGTTGTTGCATCAGAGGAGGAAGACACATTGGCAAGCTCTCTAGTTTCTGAGTTCGCGGAAACTTGTGGACATGCTTTAGGAGCTAGCAATGTTGCATTCACCGAGTCATGTTTGGTGAAGGGTGCCAATTATGAGAAACTTGCAAATATTCAGTCAATCCAT GACTTTTTGGCTTTGAAGATGGAAACGAGATCCAAGGGACAAGCAAATTTGATTGTTGTATGTGATGATGGCTCCAGTTCCTTGAACGGACTAGAAAAGTCACCAGAAA GCCAGGTTTTCTCAGAGGTGATTAGTTCTGTGGAGCATTCTGGCGCCAAATTTTCAGCTCTCTATGTGTCAGACCCGTTTAAGGCAATCCGTTATCCTTCAGAACGTGATCTACAAAGGTTCCTTGCTGAAGGTCCTTCTGTAAACAAGTTAGCTAATTCAACTTCATGCGATGGAGTCTGCCAACTGAAGTCATCCCTCTTGGAGGGACTTTTTGTG
- the LOC141689951 gene encoding pentatricopeptide repeat-containing protein At1g71210, mitochondrial, with protein MLSLRNMNRIRVFITPLPCFDSCYNNYRYSSFLSPVCNDSVNQLRAHDVVLAFKEWFRSREICVRPCLDSIYVILNNTDDAGLIDFELSKLELRLDERFVLEVLNSGEDVLSCLKFFDWAGRQRGFVHTRATFYAIFKVLSKARLMTLMTDFLDSYRKQSGICKTRFYNTLVMGYAVAGKPDVALRVFGKMRFHGLDLDEYCYHVLLNALAEQSCFDAFDMVAKQIEFRGLKNCVTHAVLVKGLCKKKEWDRAESYTREFVASGMGSTEAVIGTLVAGLCKEKMFERAAEVVEEFGGSKVPLQTAYNMWIRDLVRVGQLEGALNILKKMKGMDGPDVFRYNLLINKLLRKNRHMEVYDLFMEMMERQLCPDEDTMNCVLCFFCKIGHVDEALHLYDAKVELGLSPNRTTYNFLITTLCAEGNTDEAYRVLRGSLTQGYIPGQNSFSIVADALCRERKVDEMKDLVFVALERNFAPSSSIYSKFISAMSKNNRVEDGYMLHGQLNLLNKVTSRHAYMSLIDAFRKTNRGDIAVRLLIEMQEKGHDPTPTTFKRVIELLFDMDNPEQKFFRMLEIQLSRQGQKRHVYRLFIFAAGHARKPELAKAVYDKMLDNNITPDVKTNIHMLLSYLKSERTATAVRFFNDLKGERKAGKKLHQCLIIGLCRMDKVDMALSYVKEMKRENKTPSLRCYEELVLVLCNNNKYDEVVDVVDDTIRDGRTLSTFIGNLLLLHSFRAENLYYYWVRSRHNTTSFSWEIGELIRAFSPYITDIPDIEDLEEVIQQLFPMDVFTYNLLIRRVIMAKRIPSGRRMERARALFKRLCQKGLEPNKMTFDYIVHGYAKFGMKSEAKRWSEEMERRGFEHTSCTKLLL; from the coding sequence ATGTTAAGTCTTCGTAACATgaatagaattagggtttttattacCCCTCTTCCATGTTTTGATTCTTGTTATAATAATTATAGATACAGTTCATTTTTGAGTCCTGTGTGTAATGATAGTGTGAATCAATTACGCGCTCACGACGTCGTTTTGGCGTTTAAAGAGTGGTTTAGGAGTAGAGAAATATGTGTAAGGCCGTGTTTGGATTCTATTTATGTGATTTTGAATAATACGGATGATGCTGGTTTGATTGATTTTGAATTGTCGAAACTTGAGTTGAGATTAGATGAGAGGTTTGTGTTGGAGGTTTTGAATTCGGGGGAGGATGTGTTGTCGTGTTTGAAGTTTTTTGATTGGGCGGGGAGGCAACGAGGGTTTGTGCATACGAGGGCGACGTTTTATGCGATTTTTAAGGTTTTGAGTAAGGCGAGGTTGATGACGTTGATGACGGATTTTTTGGATAGTTATAGGAAGCAGAGTGGGATTTGTAAGACGAGGTTTTATAATACGTTGGTTATGGGGTATGCAGTGGCGGGGAAACCGGATGTTGCGTTGAGGGTGTTTGGGAAAATGCGGTTTCATGGGTTGGATTTGGATGAGTATTGTTATCATGTGTTGTTGAATGCGTTGGCGGAGCAGAGTTGTTTTGATGCGTTTGATATGGTGGCGAAGCAGATTGAGTTTAGGGGGTTGAAGAATTGTGTTACGCATGCGGTTTTGGTGAAAGGGTTGTGTAAGAAGAAGGAGTGGGATAGGGCGGAGAGTTATACGAGGGAGTTTGTGGCGAGTGGGATGGGGTCGACGGAGGCGGTGATTGGGACGTTGGTGGCGGGGTTGTGTAAGGAGAAGATGTTTGAGAGAGCGGCAGAGGTGGTGGAGGAGTTTGGGGGAAGTAAGGTGCCTTTGCAGACTGCTTATAATATGTGGATTAGAGATCTTGTTCGAGTTGGGCAGTTGGAAGGGGCGCTgaatattttgaagaaaatgaagggaATGGATGGACCTGATGTGTTCCGTTACAATTTGTTGATAAACAAGCTTCTAAGGAAGAATCGGCATATGGAGGTTTATGATCTGTTTATGGAAATGATGGAGAGACAGTTATGTCCGGACGAGGACACGATGAATTGTGTACTGTGCTTCTTTTGCAAGATTGGGCATGTTGATGAAGCGTTACATTTGTATGATGCAAAGGTGGAGTTGGGGTTGTCCCCAAATAGGACAACCTATAATTTTCTGATAACTACGTTATGTGCGGAAGGGAATACTGACGAAGCATACCGGGTTTTAAGGGGCTCTCTTACTCAAGGTTACATCCCAGGGCAGAACTCCTTCTCGATTGTTGCTGATGCTCTTTGCCGAGAGCGTAAAGTTGATGAAATGAAAGACTTGGTTTTTGTAGCTCTTGAGCGAAATTTTGCACCCTCTAGCTCTATTTACAGCAAATTTATATCAGCTATGAGCAAGAACAATAGAGTGGAAGATGGTTATATGCTTCATGGGCAACTCAACCTATTAAATAAAGTTACAAGTAGACATGCTTACATGAGCTTGATAGATGCTTTTAGAAAGACGAATAGGGGAGATATTGCAGTTAGACTACTTATAGAGATGCAAGAAAAAGGTCACGACCCGACACCCACAACATTTAAACGTGTCATTGAGCTTCTATTTGACATGGACAATCCAGAGCAGAAATTTTTCAGAATGCTAGAGATTCAACTATCCCGTCAGGGGCAGAAGCGTCATGTTTACAGGTTGTTTATTTTTGCAGCCGGACATGCCAGAAAACCTGAGCTGGCTAAGGCAGTGTATGACAAGATGTTAGATAATAATATCACTCCTGATGTGAAGACTAATATTCATATGCTGCTGAGTTATCTTAAAAGTGAAAGGACTGCTACAGCTGTCAGATTCTTTAACGATTTGAAAGGAGAAAGGAAGGCTGGGAAAAAGTTACATCAATGCTTGATTATTGGTCTTTGTAGGATGGATAAGGTAGACATGGCATTAAGCTATGTTAAAGAAATGAAGAGGGAGAACAAAACACCTAGTCTTAGATGTTATGAGGAGCTTGTGCTAGTGCTttgtaataataataaatatGATGAAGTGGTAGATGTTGTGGATGACACAATTAGAGATGGAAGAACGCTTTCAACTTTTATCGGTAATTTGCTATTGTTACATTCTTTCAGGGCGGAAAACCTCTACTATTATTGGGTTCGATCAAGACATAATACCACTAGTTTCAGTTGGGAAATTGGTGAGCTCATTCGTGCATTTTCACCTTATATCACTGATATTCCAGATATAGAGGACTTGGAAGAAGTAATTCAACAGTTGTTTCCAATGGATGTCTTCACCTACAATCTATTAATAAGAAGGGTAATCATGGCTAAAAGAATACCCAGTGGACGCAGAATGGAAAGGGCCCGCGCATTGTTCAAGAGGTTATGTCAAAAAGGGCTTGAGCCCAATAAAATGACTTTTGATTATATAGTACATGGTTATGCAAAGTTTGGTATGAAATCTGAAGCCAAAAGATGGTCAGAAGAGATGGAGAGGAGAGGGTTTGAACACACAAGCTGTACTAAATTGTTACTTTGA